From Paenibacillus sp. FSL H8-0537:
TGCGGATCGTTGATATCAAAGACTGGATTCTGCAATTGGTGAACGGGTAAGCTTTAAACTAATAAAACATAGCATCAATCATATTGTTCATGTTTATCCAAACAAAATCATTGCCTTGAGCGAGTCTTATATTTTTTTGCTGCTGATCAATTTTTGTTACTACTCCTGTTAATTCCAAATTATCAAATTCTCCGAATAAAACCAAGGTAACCTTCTTCCTGAACAGCATTGATTCAGCGATGATTCTGAATAGCCGTTCTGTTTCTTGATCATCCAATTGTGGACGTGAGTTCTTTCGCAAATTCTGCTGGTGTAGGATGTAAGCTTCCTTGTGCTGTGGGAGCATCATGCGGCTAGATTCCCAGAGCCCGTTCTTTTCAAGTTTTTTGCTCATTTGTAGTGCCCTCCGATTTTTATGGATCTATCCGCTGCTTGCCCTGCGGCAGTAAGGGATGAAGCTCTTACAATGGCGGTGCTTCCGTATCGATTTTTAATGCTGTCTGTCACTTTCTCCAGCGCTCTAAGCTTGATCTGATCATCAAAGAGGGTGAGCTGATAGCTTTGATCGTCCATGAGCTGGCTGATGGTTACACCGACCCGGCGTACAGGCATGCCATCCCAATATTTATAAAAGAGCTGCTTCACCGCTTCAAAAACCGTTTTGGTATGGTTTGTGGGATCGAGAAGCTTCATTTGGCGCGAAAATCCGGTGGGCGCTTCGTAGGGACTGCACATGCAGTTGACCGTGACAACATGGCCCATATATTTTTTGCGACGGCAATCGCGGCAAACTTCCTCGGTCAGCTCTAATAAAACGGTATCTACCTCCCATGGCTCCATATAATCTCTGGGCAAAGTCATCATATGGCCAACCGATTTTGGCGGAGTGTTGAAGGTTTCAGGTGTAACCGGACTGTCATC
This genomic window contains:
- a CDS encoding YolD-like family protein; this encodes MSKKLEKNGLWESSRMMLPQHKEAYILHQQNLRKNSRPQLDDQETERLFRIIAESMLFRKKVTLVLFGEFDNLELTGVVTKIDQQQKNIRLAQGNDFVWINMNNMIDAMFY